The Pseudanabaena yagii GIHE-NHR1 genome segment GGCAAAAGGGGATCATCCTGAAATAGTTTTTGGGCAGCACCACCAACTTCATCTAAATCAATTTTGACCCTATATAGCTTTAATTCTGAGATAGTTGCATCTAGTGCTATTTGCCTTTGAGAACTAGGTAAGGAATTACTGATTGATTTGACTTCAGGCTCACTTGCCATGACCATCAGAGGAATCATTGCCATTTTTCTGGCTAACTCCTCAGTTGCCGTTTGTCGAATGTTTTTACCCTGCAATGTACCGCGATCAGGCTGATTCTGTCTCAACTTCAGTGCACTAATCGATGCTTTCAAAACCTCTGGCTTAACTTCTATCCCTATAGATTTTGCGGCAATCACCAATGATGAACTGAGGTTATGGATAGAGACCTTAGGTAAGAGATCGATCGCGCCACGACGAATTGCCCAACGCTTTTCTACTTCTTTAATTTGAGTCTGTCTTGGATTAATAAGCAGAATTTTTACTTGAGGAGCATTATCTGTACACCACTTACAAAGTTCCGTCGCCAATAATGATGTTCCACCCTCATGCCTAACACCAATATCGGCAATTATTAGCTCAGGTAAGGATTGATTAGCTTTTAATTTTTGAGTGAGCAGTTTTAGTAAATCTTGGGATTCAGGGGCTGCCCAAACTTCAAGTTGATGCGATGATAAAGCTTTATGCCAAATCATCGCTTGCTCTTCTGACAATTGAGCAAGTAAGACAGATTTAACCACACAGTCCCCAACTAACAAAGTGCCTAATTGATAGTAAAGTCTGACAATGTGTATACACAAGCCAAAAAAGATAACCTAAACTTAACCCGAAGTTAATTTTTTAAGGATATATAGCCATCCTAAATGGTTTGTGGAAACGCACCCCAAAGTGTTGGTCTTCCACAAACCCAAAAATCTACCAATGATTTAGGACTGCTATATGACGCTTTTTGTCAGACAGCGGTAAGACTTTTATAGTACTTTGCTGCAATCATAACGATGTACAGAGGTTTGAGTCATTACTGAATGTGATGACTCAAACCTCTGTACTAACTGGAAAAGCTATATCTCAGCGATCGTATAGAATAAAAAAACTGAATTGGATTTTTTCATGACACGAATTTGTATTCTTGGTGGTGGTTTTGGCGGTTTGTATACTGCGCTTAATCTCGCACGGCTACCTTGGGCGGTCATGCCTGAAATTATCCTGATTGATAAAAGCGATCGCTTCTTATTTACACCATTTCTCTATGAGCTAGTCACAGCCGAAATGCAAGAATGGGAAATCGCGCCCACATTTACGGAATTACTCGCTGATACAGGGATTCAGTTTATTCAAGGTCTCATAACTAATATTAATTTTGAAGCGAAGCAAGTAGAAGTTAATATCGGTCAACCGAATGTATTGTCATACGATCGCCTAGTTTTAGCGATCGGTGGCGAAACACCGATGCATTATGTCGCAGGAGCTTCGGAATATGCCATTCCTTTTCGGAATCTCAATGATTTTTATCGACTTAATAGCAAACTGGAATTGTTAGAAGCTTCCAATCGCGACAAGATTCGTGTATGTATCGCAGGTGGTGGTAGTAGCGGGGTTGAGCTTGCTTGTAAAATCGCTGATCGCCTCAAAGATCGTGGTCGAGTCCGCCTAGTTGATCGCAATGCCAAAATTTTAGCTAACTCCACAGAGGCAAATCGGGCGATCGCCGAACTTGCCCTGTCCCAACGTGGTGTATGGACAGATCTAAATACCAGAGTTTCCCAAGTAACTGAAGATGAAGTTACTCTAGACTATGCCGACGGCAGTGATACCTTGCCAGTTGATATTGTGCTTTGGACAGTGGGAAGCACCTTCTCTAAAGTAATTCAAAATCTCCCAATTGGTCATAATCGGCAAGGTGCGATCGCTACTGAGCCAACTTTACAGGTTAAGGGGTATGCCGATGTCTTTGCGATCGGTGATTTAGCAGGACTAGATGTCAATGGTGAGCCTTTGCCAGCCACAGCACAGGTTGCCTTCCAGCAGTCACAATATTGTGCATGGAATATCTGGGCAAGCCTCAATCAAAAATCCCTAGTCAACTTTAACTACATTCCTCTCGGTGAATTTATTAGTTTAGGAGTTGATGGGGCAACTGCTTCTATTTTTGGTAAATTTAGCATTGATGGACTGCCCGCCAGCGCCATGCGAAGATTAGCCTACTTACTAAGAATGCCAACCCTCCAACATCAATGGAAGATTGGCACTCATTGGCTAACTAAACCCTTAATCGAAATGTTTAGAAAGTCTGTGTAGTAGTCCCAAATCATTAGTAGATTTTGGGGTTTGTAGAAGTGCGCCTCGAAGGCGTAGGCTTCCACAAAAGATCAATAAGAGAGATAGGACGTTTTCCCATCTCTCTTATTGATCTTCGGAATCTAAAGAATCATTTTCAAAGGTAGGTGTACTGGCAACATCAGCCAAACTAGTTGCGGACTTAGAGCCTTTTTTCTTGCGACGTTGATTAGTTCTTGTCCACTTCGTTTGATTCCAAATGCCAAATAGGACGAACGCCGAAACTATCGCTTCAAAATACCATTTAAGTGCTTGCTTAACGAGCTGACGAAATGTCTTATTTTTGCCTTCCTCAATGTTTTGCTTAATCGCCTTCTCATTCTTGGTAATTTCTGCCTCTAATTGATTTCTCAACTCCGCAGGATTATTTTTATCCAATTTGATATTTGGCGATCGCTTCTCAATAAATTCTGCGGCTTTCTTTAAATTAGCATCATTAGTATTTTTGATATTTTCTTTGATGGCATTAAATTGAGCAATTTGTTGGGATGCAACAGCGCTAGCTTGAGTGTTATTGTCGCCATTGATCCGAATTGCTGCACTAATACCGATAAATAGCATGATCACAAAGAAAATGCTTAATAATAGTGATAGCCATGACAAAAACTTGAGGATATTTTTACCAAAAGCAGAACGCGCTGTTGATTCACCATAAAATACTAAAACTAAGCCAATAATCGGAACAGGAGAAGTACCAACTAGCTTGCCTAATGTAGTAAATTCCCATGTGGGATCTTGGACAAACTTGGGAGGTAATAGTGCATCCGCAAAGTTAGAAAGTGCTAGTAATAAAAGTCCATAACCTGCGAGACGAAGTAGGTTAGCGGTAATTACCTCAGTGGAATTTGAATTTGAATTACTCATGTTTTGTAAATTAAAAGTTACATTAATCAATCACAGCAAAAGCTTGGATATTTTGATTACGCCTATAGCAAAATGCAAATTGATATAGTGATGTTAAGGCTGGGGAAAGTTTGTTTTCCACCATTCATACCACGAAATCCAAATTTTCTCTAATTTTTGATTAGTAGCAGCCCTATCCTTATCTGCTGTTAATGGTGTAGACATTAATGTCCATAGACAACGCCGATCTCGTAGATCTTTCTGTCCTAATAACCAACTAATGATCACATCCCGATCCATAGCGCGATCGCTAGCATTATCATCAAACTGTTCTTTGGTGACTGTCGATATTCCCCTTGGATTAATGCAGGCAGTTAAATAAGCTTGATTTTGATAAGTAAACATTGCATAGTAGCCGATGGGGTCTTTACGCACAATTTTTTGGCGGATCTCATCTTCATTCATATCAATATTGGCTAGTTCTTTCAGGAAAATGGGAATATCCCCTTCCGTTCCTACGCCATAACGCAAAGCAATATCTATAGGCTGATTATCTACCAAAAATTTGTAACGGTGTCCCGATAAATATTTGGGTTTAAAATAGAAATCTTTTGTATCGATGAGAGGTTCTGATTGTGTCAACTTCGCTTCAGTTAGCTCAAGCCGTTCAGGAAACATAGCAGGTGTAGGTTTACCAATATTACCATCTACAAGAGAGCGTAGGAAAATTAACAAGCTACCAGCAACTAAGATAGCAAGTAATCCAAAGCGTAATTTTTGATTCTTATAATTGTAATTAGGCTGATAATTGGTTACATCATTAATAGAATCTTTCGGTTTATCTACTGGCTTAATTCCGTCAGCTTGCTCTACTTCATTCATCTTATGAATAGTGTCATCAACAGAAGTAATCTTTGGTTGTTCAGGATTAACTGCATCAATTGGATTTACTTTTTGGGAGTCTGATTGATCCTCTGCGTTTTCCATAGAATTCTTGATAATGCTTGGATTTTGTAGTTCTTAAAGTGATTTTGTAACTATTTTTTAACTATTTAACGGGATAACTACTCATAGAGTTTTGTTCTGACTATCATAAAATCTAATCGCACCTGATCGATTAGCGATCGCCTAAAATGACCTATGAACAATTCGCCAATGAATTCTCCAGCAGCAATATCTTGGCTTGATCGCGTTGGTAATTGGAATCCTCAATTATTACGAGAGATTCGTGGCAAGCTCAAATTAAGGAATCTGATAGTCGCGATTAGCATATCACTACTATTCCAAATCATATTACTTCTGTTCTATAGCCAACGCATACCTAGCGAAGAGTGCTATGCCCAAGTACGTGGATTTGGCTGTGCAAAATCTTGGGCAGATTGGTGGTTAGAGCAATTTCGATTTATTACTTGGACTGAGCCTTTTGTTTTATTTCTAGCGGGAGTTTATAGTCTCATCTCAGATATTTCCCTTGAAGACTATAAGGGTACGCTCAACTTTATTCGGATCAGTCCGCGATCGAGCATTAGCATTCTCATGGGCAAAATCATGGGTGTACCATTGCTTGCCTATATTGGGCTTGGCTTAGTTATCCCCTATCACTTGCTAGCCGCCATTAATGCCAATGTCCCGATCGCTTTTTTATTAAGTTTTTATGTATTACTGATAGGCACTGCCTTTCTTTTGTTTAGTGGGGCAATTTTGTTGGCTTTGCTTAGTGGTTGGCAAGCCAAGTTTGGTGGACAAGTAACCGCAGGAGCCTTAGTATTTTCGTTTGTTACCTTTGTTTGGATTGTGCCTGCATTTATGTGGTGGAATATCTTCACTGCATGGAGCAGTTTCAGTAAGGTTTTAGTAGGCGGACGCATCAACGCTATCCAAGCAGAATGGTGGTATTTACCAATTACTTCCAACATCTGGACTTCACATATTTTTACAGTTGTAAATCTAGTGATTTTAAGCTTAGCGATCTGGCGCATTTTAGAAAGACGCTTTCACAATCCCACCGCAACTATAGTCAGCAAAGGGCAGAGCTATCTGGTAACTCTGTATCTAGAAATCTTGATGTTAGGATTTTGTATCCAATCTGGTTTTGCCGATAAGGGATTTTACGGAGAATTCCAGTTCCTGCTGATGTTGTTTATTTACATTGCTAACTTCTTTGTGTTTTTAGCCGCGATTACCGCTCTCACGCCCCAAAGACAATCCTTGCTGGATTGGGTAAGATTTGGAGCATTGTCCACCACTGAGGAGCATCCATCGGGTTTTGGCTATATTTTGCGGGATTTGATTTGGTCAGATAAAAGTCCCGCCCCGATCGCGATCGCCATTAACCTCTTAATTACCCAGTTACCAATTTTAGTTTGGGTAAATTCGTGGAATAATGCCGAAATGCGGAGTAGGGCGTTGATAGTTATTGCTTCCTTTGCGATCTCGATCTTGATCCTATCTTTAGTCACCCAGTTGATTTTATTACTCAAAAACCGTAACCCTTCAGCATGGGCAACAGGTACAGTTTCAGCATTGATTTTTCTACCAGTATTGATCATGCTTAGTCTGTCGATCACCCCCGAACGCTATGCAGGAGTCTGGTTGTTTTTTGGATTCCCTTGGGTTGTGGTCGCAAATATCAAACTTTCTGATATCATTCTTGCCTTCGGAGGACAAATTTTCGTAATAATTGCCTTGTCATTACAACTCATTTATCAGCTACAACGCGCTAAAATGCGAGAGACTTAGTGACTGGAATTTTGATTAATTTAGTAGACGCTTGAGCAACAACATGGCACAGTCAACCACTGCTAAACAGTTCGCCACTTCCACAGGTACAGTTCCCGATGTCGAACTTCAACGGGTTTTTAAAATGTTTGGAGCCAATACCGTGGTGCAGGGTGTCGATCTGCAAGTCCAGAGAGGCGAACTTTTTAGTATCCTCGGTCCCTCAGGTTGTGGTAAAACAACGCTACTCAGGCTAGTTGCAGGTTTTGAGGAACCATCAGCAGGAGAAGTGCTGATTCAAGGCAATCCGATGACCTACATTCCTGCTTATCAACGACCTGTAAATACCGTATTTCAAAGCTATGCTCTTTTTGGGCACATGACCATTTTTAATAATGTCGCCTTTGGGCTATCGGTCAAGGGTGTGGCAAAGCCAGAAATTCAACAGCGGGTTAAAGAGGCTCTTAAGCAAGTTCGGCTTGATCATTTGAGCGATCGCTATCCGAACCAAATCTCAGGTGGGCAGCAACAACGGGTAGCACTAGCAAGGGCGCTAGTTAATCGTCCTAAGGTAATTTTGCTGGATGAACCACTCGCCGCGCTAGACTTCAAGCTGCGTAAGGAAATGCAGGTAGAGCTGTCAAATTTGCAATATGACTTGGGCATTTCCTTCATCATGGTTACTCACGATCAAGGTGAAGCCCTTGCGATCTCCTCTAGAATTGCGGTGATGAATCAAGGCAGGATTGAGCAGATCGGCACACCTGCGGAGGTTTATGATCGCCCATCCTCAGCCTTTGTTGCTGATTTTGTCGGCGAAACCAATTTATTTGAATGTCGGGTAATTGAGCAGGATGGGGCATTTGTAGAGTTGCGATCGTCTACTGGTTTAGCGATCGTCGCCGCCAAGCCTAGACATTGGCTGCCTATTCCTGAAGCCGTAGTGAGCGTCCGTCCTGAAAAAATTAAACTCTCTACTGAATATCCCAATCAACCCTACAACACCTATCGCGGCATTCTCAATAATGTGCTTTATTTGGGCGATCACTCTCAGTTTGTAGTTGATCTCCATGCAAGTGAAAATGTACCACCCGTCCGAGTCACCCTCGTGCGTTCTAATCATCAAGGCGAAAAGACTCCTCCTTTTAACAGTCAAGTCTATGTTTCATGGATGCCCGAAGATTGTGTTGCACTTCCCAAAACTACCGTTGCAACCTAATAGCAATTAAGTAAATGACATCTGAAATGTCGTCTATGAAACTAACATCATTTCCTGATCAGTAATGTCAAACTCTATGAGTATCTCTCGGCGTAAATTTCTTAGACAGACTGCCTACGTCACATCTGCTTTAGCTGGTGCATCTAGTCTCTCCGCTTGTGGCATTTTTGATAAAGATCCGCAAGGAAATGAATCAGCCAAAGAAGATGCCCCACGTCCAGTTACTCAAGACAAACAAACTTTATATATTTATGGTTGGTCTACCTACATCAATAACCAAGAGGTTTTAGAGGGATTCACCAAAGAGACAGGCATAAAAGTTGTGGGTGATGCCTATGATTCTAACGAGGTGATGTTAGCCAAGCTAGAAGCTTCAGGTGGGCGATCGGGCTACAGCATCATCTATCCCAGTGACTATATGGTTACGCAGATGCGGGACAAGAAATTGCTTGCCCCACTTAATAAAAAATTACTGCCTAATATTAGTAATATTGCCAGTAATTATTTAGATTTGCCCCACGATCGCGGCGCAGTATTTAGTATCCCCGTCAGTTTAGGGACAACAGGGCTTGCCTATAACGTCAAGGCAGTTAACTCGATCATTGGAGAAGAACCAACCGATTGGAGTTATCTATGGGAGCACAAGAGTAAGTTACGAATTACCTTGGTTAACGATCCTCGCGAAGTAATGGGCATGGCGTTACATATTTTGGGGCATTCCTACAACACCAAAGAGCCCGACAAGATCGAAAAAGCTTTTCAAAAATTACGTGAACTCATGCCTGCGATCGCCAATTTTACTACCGATGCTTGGAGAGATCCATTATCTTCAGGGGATTTGATGATTTGTATGGCTTTCTCAGGAGATGCGATTAGCTTAGCAAGGCAAGATCCTAATATCAAATATATCTTGCCCAATAGTGGGACATCGATCTGGACAGATACGATGGCGATCCCTAGGGGTGCGTCTAATATCGAAGGTGCTCATGCTTGGATCAATTATGTGATGAAGCCAGAAGTTGCGGCAAAAATCAGTGATGCTAATAGTTTTGGGACAACTAATAAAATTGCTAAATCTATGATCCCTGATGATCTCAAAGCAATTAAAGCCTTAGAACCGACAGAAGGCATGATTAAGTTGAGCGATCGCATTACCAAACTTGATCCTGAAGTGTTGCAGATTTATGAAGGTTTTTGGACTCGTTTAACTACTGGTTTAGGATAAAAAACTAGGTACAGGAGACGCATCTCAAAAGTTTAAAAAACATATAAATTATTTCTGAATGCCCTATGACATCACCAAATCCCAGTGCCTTAAGTGGCAAGACCTCAATCAGTAGCCATCCATTTATTTGGGGAAATATCGCTTTTCTCGCTGGTGTGCCGTGGTTATTGACGCTAAGCATGGCAGGTTTAGCGGTGGGCGATCCTGTATTTCCCACATGGTTAGAGATATTTTTACTGGGGTTTCCTGCGATCACCGCAGTTGTATGGCTACAGTGGCAACAACCTTTTTCGCCTTTTAGCCTCTGGTTTTTAGTGAAGCCATCCGAGAGCTTGAGCGAAGCTGAACGTCGTGTACTAACTCTAGTTAAGCAGCAACGCAATGGTTGGTATGTCACAGGCTGGGTGGCGATCGCAGTTGCCTTTGTGATCAGTGCGATTTTTTGTAAACTCTACATAGAAGCACCACTTGCTCAAGCGATCGCGCCATTTCCTGCGGGGCTGCGTTTATTTGGGATTATCTGGGCTGAGATTTGCTTTTTATTAAGTAACGTTTTATTGCAATCAGGGGTTTCAGCACTACGAATTAAGCTCACGGCTGAGTCAGAAATAACCAGCCTGCAACCCTTTGCAGTTGAGAAAATCAGAAATAACTTTACCAATATCGGCTGGCAAGTACCTCAGCTATTAAAGTTTTTTGAAGAAGCTCTAATTCCTGAAACTGTCGAGGAAAAAGATGCGCCTCAAGAAACAACATCTGAACAAACTCAAGATGTTATGGAGGAATCTCAAGATACAGAAATTAGTGATGCTGCTGAAGAATCTATAACTGAAGCAAGTCCAGAAGTTGTTGAAGTCGTTGAGTCTTTAGATGAAGATTTTGAGGTTAACAACTTTACTGAAGAAGTAGTTTCTGAGGAAGTTGAGACCTCCCAAACAGAATCAGATCTCCAAGAAGAATCCGCCCCTGAGTTAAGCTTAGAAATTTCTGAGCCTATTTCTGAGGAATTGGTGTCTGAAGATGATGCGATCGCTGTTCAGGAAGAATTAAATATCGCAGAATTTGAAGTCGAATCTCTTGTAGAAGTAACTACAGAAGTTGAAGTAAATCTTGGCGAAGATGTAGCGATTGAAGAACCTACACAAACTGAGTCTGAAGTAGTTGCAGAATTTCATGATGATACTCTCGGAGAATTAACCGAAGCAATTGTTGATGAAGCGCCCGAAGAATTAGTAAATGATGAATCTCTAGATCAACTAGAGGCAACCTCAGAATTTAATGAATCTATAGATGAGAGCCCAGTAATCTCAGATGTCATTGATAATAATGCTGATTTAAGTTTAGAGGAATTACCAGAAACTTTTGCATCTCAAGAAGTGGCTAATAACCTTGTTGAGGAGGTTACAGAAGCATCTGAAGAATTAGAGATTAATGAAGATACTTTAGATACTATTGAAACTTCAGATATTAATGAAGTAGTTGCCGAGTCTGAATTAGAAATATCTGAAGATTTGGACAGTAATGATTTGATAGAGCCTTCTGCCGAAAAGGTTGCACAAGCAGAGTTTAACGAACCTGAACCTAATTCAATTCTAAACATTACTGAAGATATCCCAACTTCTGAATCGCATGAGGTTGTAGAAGATACTTTTGATACTAGCTCTAATATTTCTGACATTAAGTTAGACACTCAAGAAACTGCTAACGATTGCACTGAAGATAGTCTAGATTTGACTGTTAATGATACTGCTGCTGAACTAGAAATTGATGAATCCTCAGATTCCACAGATGAAGAAATTGATGTAAATCTGGATAACCCATTCGCAGATATCACTGAAGAATTAGCATCTGATAATTTTGATGAAGATACCCATGAAGAGATCACTGATTCTTCAGATTCAGAATTAGAAATTGTGGAGCCTGAGATTGAGGCGATCGCTTCAGTTACTGACGAACCCAATGCAGAAACCTCGGAAATTGTTGAAGAATCATCTATTAGTGAGATTACGGAGGAATCTGATCATGCAATAGATTTAGAGTCTGTTGATGTTGCTACAGATGGCTCAGTTGAAAATACTGAAGAGTTGGCAATCAATGAGATTGGAGGTTTTACTACTGAATTATCTGACGATGTTTCTGCCGAAAGTGCAATTGGGACAAACTTAGAAATTAACGCTAATCTGCCAGATACACAAAGCATAGAAGATCAGATTTCTGAAGAAACCAATGCTCTAGAGATTAATGAATCTAGTCAAGAATCTGAAAGCGAGGAGATTATAGATTTTGTAGATAATCCTGTAGATTCAGAAATTGCTGAAAGTTCCGAATCTGAAGATAGACAGATCGATGCGTTAATAGAAGAGACAGTCGATGATGCTATCAAAGAGACTGAAATTAATAATTCCGTTGAGACTGATTTAGCTACGGAGGCAAAGTCCCAAAAATCAAAAAAGTCTATAGACCTCTTTAGAAAGTCTCGAAAAAAGGGTTTCTCACAGAAAAATTATGGGTTTGGTAAATCAGCAAAGACCATTACTACCAAAGAATCTGATACTGATCAACTAGAAGCCAGCGTTGAAGATGATGAGCTAGAAGTCACTGACATTGTTGCTGAAGAATCTGTGGAGTCTAGATTTGATATTGCTGATACTAATCTAGAACTAGAAGAGATTGTAGAAGAACCAACTAATGCACTAATTTCAGACATGGAAACAGATGTGCATGCGGAGCTCACAATTGAGCAAGTAGAAACTTCAGAGAATGTAACCTCGGATTTTGATGAAGAACTGGATGAGCTGATTGCCTTCAATGCCTATGTAGAGAATATTCTACAAGAATATCTAGGCGACTCTAGTGAAGATGCTGATAATGAAACTCAAGAAGTTGAGGATATTATAGAAATATCCTCGGTCTCAGAACAAGCTACTGAGATCGCCGAAGAGGTCTTAATTGCTGAGGAGATTTTGGAAACAGCTATTCCTGAATCGATTGAGCCTCCAGCAACACTTGAGACAACAGAAGCGATCGCCCAAGATGCACAGGAAAACACACCAGAAAGTAATCCAGAGTATAAAGATCCTAAATATCTAGTGCAAGAGTTTCTCGTAGATAAGTTTTTAGCCAAGCTAGAAGAGCTAAATAATGCTGATAAGGCAAATAAGACCAATACTGAAAATACGGAGATAACTCCAGAAATCACCTTTGATAGTAATCCTAATAAGTCGTCTAATCCTGTACTAGATGAGTTTGCTGATCTTGAAGCACTTCTCAATAGAAAGCCATTATCTGATAATCCTGAATAGAGGGAGATCTTCGGTATTAGGCGATCGCAATCCCTGACCATTGCACTTGTGGCGCTCTTGGTTGGGGATTCGGATTATTCAGGAAATATCGACGATAGGAAAAGAAAATTTCCTCATGTTGTAACGTGCAGTAAGGTGCGATCGCCACATTTTCTGAGGGCATTCCCAATTCTTTAAGCTGTTGCACTTGCACTTGGCGCAAATCTAGCTTCACTCGTTCGGGATGTTCATCAGGATGGATACCAACTGATTGATTAATTGTCGCTGTCACCTGCTGGGCAACATCCTGCGAAACTTGGTAAACCTGTCCTGAAATCGCGGGGCCAAGAGCAATTCGTAAATCCTTTAATTCGCTACCTTGTTCGCATAATGTAGCGATCGCCTTAGTTACAATTCCCGAAGCTGTGCCGCGCCAACCTGCATGAACGGCAGCGACCGAGCCTAATTTGCGATCGCCAATCAATACAGGTACGCAATCAGCTGTACATACCCATACCGAGCGATTGCTATTAGTATTGTGGCGATCGGGGGTTGCCCATACGCCATCGGCTTCAGGCAAGACGGAATCGGGAATAGTTTCAATTTCATTAGCATGAATCAAGCGATTACCATGTACTTGCTTAGCCCGATAGGCTTTACCTGATTCAGCCAGATGATTATGGAGATCATTAGGTAATTTAGGAGCGTGCGATCGCGTAAAAAAACCATGTTGCCAGTCAGACAATAATTCACAAGTTAATACACCGTCTCGCCATTGCCATTGATTTGCATTCATGGTTTTTCAGTTCACAAGTTCAAAAATTAACGATGTTTTAATGATGCTCATTTAGCGCGATCGCTAGCCCTATCAGTAGACAATGCGATCGATCTAAAGAGGGATTCTGAGGTCAGTTAGACAGATTCTAGACTGCTTGCGTTAAGATTAGTTAATAAAATCATTCGTTCTTGGCAAAATCAACTAAGAACATCTCTATTGATGGAGCAGTAGTAGTGAAAAGCAATAATAAAAACGACAATAATAATAAAAAGTGGAAAAATTTTGGTTTATACGCACTGCTTGGCATTGTCGTCATTACCTTAGGGACAACGCTGCTCGATAGTCAGCCCGCCACTCAAGGGGAATGGCGCTATAGCAAACTGATCGAAGAAGTTAGAAAGAAACCCGCAGGCGTTTCTAGAGTTACTCTCAGTCCCGATCGCACCTTTGCCGAAGCAACTGTACCAGGAGGTCCTGAAGGTAAGCGCAAAGTTCGCGTCAACTTGCCCAACGACCCTGAATTCATCAAAACCCTCAGAGAAAACAATGTTGAATTAGATGTAGCCCCCCGTCGTACCGATGGCGCATTGATTCAAACCTTGAGCAGCTTGATTTTGCCAATTTTGCTTTTAGTCGGCTTATTTTTCCTACTACGTCGTGCCCAAGCAGGTCCTGGCAACCAAGCCATGAACTTTGGTAAGTCCCGCGCCCGTGTCCAGATGGAGCCTCAAACCCAAGTCACCTTCACCGATGTCGCGGGTATTGAGCAAGCCAAATTTGAACTTACCGAAGTCGTAGACTTCCTCAAAAATCCCGATCGCTTTACCGCCGTCGGTGCAAAAATTCCTAAAGGCGTACTCCTCGTTGGACCTCCCGGAACAGGTAAAACCCTACTAGCCCGTGCGGTTGCTGGTGAAGCTGGCGTACCTTTCTTCAGCATCTCTGGTTCAGAATTCGTGGAAATGTTCGTTGGTGTCGGAGCATCCCGTGTCCGTGACCTGTTCGAGCAAGCCAAGGCGAATGCACCTTGCATCGTATTTATCGATGAAATTGATGCTGTCGGTCGCCAGCGTGGCGCTGGTCTCGGTGGTGGTAACGATGAGCGTGAACAAACCTTGAACCAATTGCTCACCGAAATGGATGGCTTTGAAGGTAACACAGGCATCATCATCGTGGCTGCAACCAACCGTCCTGATGTATTGGATGCAGCGTTATTACGTCCTGGTCGTTTCGATCGCCAAGTAGTTGTT includes the following:
- a CDS encoding cyanoexosortase A system-associated protein; translated protein: MENAEDQSDSQKVNPIDAVNPEQPKITSVDDTIHKMNEVEQADGIKPVDKPKDSINDVTNYQPNYNYKNQKLRFGLLAILVAGSLLIFLRSLVDGNIGKPTPAMFPERLELTEAKLTQSEPLIDTKDFYFKPKYLSGHRYKFLVDNQPIDIALRYGVGTEGDIPIFLKELANIDMNEDEIRQKIVRKDPIGYYAMFTYQNQAYLTACINPRGISTVTKEQFDDNASDRAMDRDVIISWLLGQKDLRDRRCLWTLMSTPLTADKDRAATNQKLEKIWISWYEWWKTNFPQP
- the hpsJ-A gene encoding HpsJ-like protein, cyanoexosortase A-associated, whose product is MSNSNSNSTEVITANLLRLAGYGLLLLALSNFADALLPPKFVQDPTWEFTTLGKLVGTSPVPIIGLVLVFYGESTARSAFGKNILKFLSWLSLLLSIFFVIMLFIGISAAIRINGDNNTQASAVASQQIAQFNAIKENIKNTNDANLKKAAEFIEKRSPNIKLDKNNPAELRNQLEAEITKNEKAIKQNIEEGKNKTFRQLVKQALKWYFEAIVSAFVLFGIWNQTKWTRTNQRRKKKGSKSATSLADVASTPTFENDSLDSEDQ
- a CDS encoding ABC transporter ATP-binding protein gives rise to the protein MAQSTTAKQFATSTGTVPDVELQRVFKMFGANTVVQGVDLQVQRGELFSILGPSGCGKTTLLRLVAGFEEPSAGEVLIQGNPMTYIPAYQRPVNTVFQSYALFGHMTIFNNVAFGLSVKGVAKPEIQQRVKEALKQVRLDHLSDRYPNQISGGQQQRVALARALVNRPKVILLDEPLAALDFKLRKEMQVELSNLQYDLGISFIMVTHDQGEALAISSRIAVMNQGRIEQIGTPAEVYDRPSSAFVADFVGETNLFECRVIEQDGAFVELRSSTGLAIVAAKPRHWLPIPEAVVSVRPEKIKLSTEYPNQPYNTYRGILNNVLYLGDHSQFVVDLHASENVPPVRVTLVRSNHQGEKTPPFNSQVYVSWMPEDCVALPKTTVAT
- a CDS encoding ABC transporter substrate-binding protein, translating into MSISRRKFLRQTAYVTSALAGASSLSACGIFDKDPQGNESAKEDAPRPVTQDKQTLYIYGWSTYINNQEVLEGFTKETGIKVVGDAYDSNEVMLAKLEASGGRSGYSIIYPSDYMVTQMRDKKLLAPLNKKLLPNISNIASNYLDLPHDRGAVFSIPVSLGTTGLAYNVKAVNSIIGEEPTDWSYLWEHKSKLRITLVNDPREVMGMALHILGHSYNTKEPDKIEKAFQKLRELMPAIANFTTDAWRDPLSSGDLMICMAFSGDAISLARQDPNIKYILPNSGTSIWTDTMAIPRGASNIEGAHAWINYVMKPEVAAKISDANSFGTTNKIAKSMIPDDLKAIKALEPTEGMIKLSDRITKLDPEVLQIYEGFWTRLTTGLG
- a CDS encoding NAD(P)/FAD-dependent oxidoreductase; translated protein: MTRICILGGGFGGLYTALNLARLPWAVMPEIILIDKSDRFLFTPFLYELVTAEMQEWEIAPTFTELLADTGIQFIQGLITNINFEAKQVEVNIGQPNVLSYDRLVLAIGGETPMHYVAGASEYAIPFRNLNDFYRLNSKLELLEASNRDKIRVCIAGGGSSGVELACKIADRLKDRGRVRLVDRNAKILANSTEANRAIAELALSQRGVWTDLNTRVSQVTEDEVTLDYADGSDTLPVDIVLWTVGSTFSKVIQNLPIGHNRQGAIATEPTLQVKGYADVFAIGDLAGLDVNGEPLPATAQVAFQQSQYCAWNIWASLNQKSLVNFNYIPLGEFISLGVDGATASIFGKFSIDGLPASAMRRLAYLLRMPTLQHQWKIGTHWLTKPLIEMFRKSV